Proteins from one Chloroherpetonaceae bacterium genomic window:
- a CDS encoding type ISP restriction/modification enzyme codes for MSKLLIQTYYKNLERVRHFGKTTNETSIRNHFWNLLNGYAQKSNFEVIPEAACLGTKGKQVRPDGILKNSFGIDIGLWESKDEKDDIDAEIEVKRQKGYPFSNILFEDSSTAILFQYQEEVMRIDISNETKLDELLTRFITFKNETIEQFETALENFKADIPAIVEALREKIESARRHNEPFLKAGQEFLVLCQAEINPDITEADIREMMIQHILTSDIFNKIFDDADFHRHNNIARELEKLIELLFSRTERKNLLTQIEHYYDAINAAAAGISDHHEKQKFLKVLYENFYKVYNPKAADKLGVVYTPNEIVKFMIESTDALLFQHFGKTLSDRDVEILDPATGTGTFITALIDHIPLRDLEYKYKHEIHANEVAILPYYIANLNIEFTYKQRTGRYEEFNNLCFVDTLDNIGALSYEGNKQQNNLFALSSENSERIKRQNSKKISVVIGNPPYNANQLNENDNNKNREYPFIDKEIKETFIKQSTAQKTKVYDMYARFYRWAMNRITSKGVIAFITNRSFIDSRTFDGFRKCVQNDFAECYIIDTKSDVRANPKIAGTTHNVFGIQTGVAIMFLVRKDKQSGNCKIYYVALDDFWRKEEKLDWLRQNKFEKIQFETVSPDKNGNWINLADTDFDTLLPLADKNTKLAKEKKQEKAVFKLFSLGVVTNRDEWVYDFDDKDLEKKVKFFCEFYEKEKARWERSNKKLPLNDFVDRTIKWTEELEAHLERGSELHLDKKMIRESLYRPFVKQFTYYDRIITHRLYQNNVIFPIGRREDNKVICISGTASSKPFSCIASQTLSGLDLLEKTQCLPLYRYTESGERVDNITDWGLAQFRAHYEPSPQPSPSGRGSKSGSISSPLPLGEDLGEGKKRKLPENLLQTARELRKNATDAEKLMWSLLRNRQLNGYKFRRQHPFGRFILDFYCHESKLCVELDGGQHAEKNQAEYDAARTEVLNQNGIRVIRFWNNEVFTNTEGVLMNIIEHLEKSPIITSPLLSEDDSRSVSNPSPLPLGEDLGEGKFRSSDKVSSEIPSKEDLGEGKTITKEAIFHYTYAVLHHPAYRKKYELNLKREFPRLPFYEDFWKWENWGKTLMELHINFETAPSFGLKRMEVKSDDASKKQKPKLKVDKERGWIIIDDETTLTGVPKEAWEYKLGNRSALEWICDQYKESTPKDKTIAEKFNTYQFATYKEKVIDLLQRVTTVSVETMKIVQGMPSSAE; via the coding sequence AAACCAGTATCCGAAATCATTTTTGGAATCTCCTGAATGGATACGCACAAAAAAGCAATTTCGAAGTAATTCCAGAAGCCGCATGTTTGGGCACAAAAGGCAAGCAAGTTCGCCCCGACGGCATCCTCAAAAACTCATTCGGAATCGATATCGGTCTTTGGGAAAGCAAGGACGAGAAGGACGATATCGATGCTGAAATCGAGGTGAAACGGCAAAAAGGCTACCCCTTCTCAAATATTCTCTTCGAAGATTCATCGACGGCGATTCTCTTTCAATACCAAGAAGAGGTGATGCGCATTGATATTAGCAATGAAACAAAACTTGATGAATTACTAACGCGATTTATCACCTTCAAAAATGAAACCATCGAGCAATTTGAAACCGCGCTTGAAAATTTCAAAGCCGATATTCCCGCAATTGTTGAAGCCCTGCGCGAAAAAATAGAATCAGCACGCCGACATAATGAACCCTTCCTTAAGGCAGGGCAAGAATTCCTTGTACTTTGTCAAGCAGAAATTAACCCCGATATCACCGAAGCGGATATCCGTGAAATGATGATTCAGCACATTCTTACGAGCGATATCTTCAACAAAATTTTTGACGATGCCGATTTCCATCGACATAACAACATCGCCCGTGAACTCGAAAAGCTCATCGAACTCCTTTTTTCTCGCACTGAACGCAAAAACCTTCTCACGCAAATTGAGCATTATTACGATGCCATCAACGCCGCCGCTGCCGGCATTTCAGATCATCATGAAAAGCAGAAATTCTTAAAGGTGCTTTATGAGAATTTCTACAAAGTCTATAACCCGAAGGCTGCCGATAAGCTTGGTGTGGTTTACACCCCAAACGAAATTGTGAAATTTATGATCGAAAGCACCGACGCGTTGCTCTTTCAACACTTCGGAAAAACTCTCTCAGATCGTGATGTCGAAATTTTAGACCCCGCAACAGGTACAGGGACTTTCATTACCGCGCTGATTGACCATATTCCGCTCCGCGATTTAGAGTATAAATACAAGCACGAAATCCACGCCAATGAAGTCGCGATTCTTCCTTATTACATCGCCAACCTCAATATCGAATTCACCTACAAACAGCGAACAGGTCGTTACGAAGAATTCAATAATTTATGTTTTGTCGATACGCTCGATAACATTGGGGCTTTGAGCTATGAAGGAAATAAACAGCAAAATAATTTATTCGCGTTAAGCAGCGAAAACTCAGAGCGGATAAAACGGCAGAACAGTAAAAAGATTTCGGTAGTGATTGGTAACCCACCCTACAATGCCAATCAATTAAATGAAAATGACAACAATAAGAATCGTGAATACCCCTTTATTGATAAAGAAATTAAAGAGACATTTATTAAACAGAGCACAGCACAAAAAACCAAAGTGTACGATATGTACGCAAGGTTTTACCGTTGGGCTATGAATAGGATTACCTCGAAAGGTGTAATTGCCTTTATCACGAATCGCAGTTTTATCGATAGCCGAACATTCGATGGGTTTCGGAAATGTGTACAGAACGACTTTGCCGAGTGTTACATCATTGATACAAAGAGCGATGTTCGAGCTAACCCTAAAATAGCCGGAACAACACATAATGTTTTCGGAATCCAAACCGGCGTGGCCATTATGTTTTTGGTTCGCAAAGACAAGCAATCCGGCAATTGCAAAATTTATTATGTCGCTTTGGATGACTTCTGGCGAAAAGAAGAAAAATTAGATTGGCTACGCCAAAATAAATTTGAGAAAATTCAGTTTGAAACGGTTTCTCCCGATAAAAACGGCAATTGGATAAACCTCGCCGATACCGATTTCGACACGCTCTTGCCTCTTGCCGATAAAAACACCAAACTCGCTAAAGAAAAAAAGCAAGAAAAAGCCGTCTTTAAACTCTTTTCGCTTGGCGTGGTAACGAACCGCGACGAATGGGTGTATGATTTTGATGATAAAGATCTAGAAAAAAAAGTGAAGTTCTTTTGCGAGTTTTATGAAAAAGAAAAAGCACGTTGGGAGCGCTCCAACAAAAAACTACCACTCAACGACTTTGTGGATAGAACAATCAAGTGGACAGAAGAACTTGAAGCGCATCTTGAAAGGGGCTCTGAATTACACTTAGATAAGAAAATGATTCGGGAATCGCTTTACCGCCCATTTGTTAAGCAATTCACTTACTACGATAGAATCATCACGCATCGTTTATATCAGAATAACGTGATTTTCCCAATTGGAAGGAGAGAGGATAACAAGGTTATTTGTATATCAGGTACAGCAAGTTCAAAACCATTTTCATGTATTGCCTCACAAACATTAAGCGGTCTTGATTTATTAGAAAAAACACAATGTCTTCCTCTCTATCGTTACACCGAAAGCGGCGAGCGGGTTGATAACATTACGGATTGGGGGTTGGCACAATTTCGGGCGCATTATGAACCCTCTCCCCAGCCCTCTCCCTCCGGGAGAGGGAGTAAGAGCGGAAGCATTTCAAGTCCTCTCCCTTTGGGAGAGGATTTAGGAGAGGGCAAAAAGAGGAAGTTGCCCGAAAATCTACTCCAAACAGCAAGAGAACTTCGCAAAAATGCAACCGATGCCGAAAAACTTATGTGGTCGTTGCTAAGGAATCGGCAACTGAATGGATATAAATTTCGCCGACAGCACCCATTTGGACGTTTTATCCTAGACTTCTACTGTCACGAGTCAAAACTGTGCGTTGAACTCGATGGCGGGCAACATGCCGAGAAAAATCAGGCCGAGTACGATGCCGCAAGAACTGAAGTGCTGAACCAAAATGGGATTCGAGTGATTCGATTTTGGAATAACGAAGTATTCACGAATACCGAAGGTGTATTGATGAACATAATTGAGCACTTGGAAAAAAGTCCAATTATTACTAGTCCTCTCCTGAGTGAAGATGATTCAAGAAGCGTAAGCAATCCAAGTCCTCTCCCTCTGGGAGAGGATTTAGGAGAGGGCAAATTCAGGAGTAGCGACAAAGTCTCAAGTGAAATTCCTTCTAAAGAGGATTTAGGAGAGGGCAAAACAATCACCAAAGAAGCCATCTTTCACTACACCTACGCTGTCTTACATCATCCCGCTTACCGAAAGAAATACGAACTGAACTTAAAGCGCGAGTTTCCGCGCTTGCCATTTTATGAAGACTTTTGGAAATGGGAGAATTGGGGAAAAACCTTAATGGAACTCCATATAAATTTTGAAACCGCTCCTTCATTTGGCCTTAAACGAATGGAAGTAAAAAGTGATGATGCTTCCAAAAAGCAAAAGCCCAAATTAAAGGTCGATAAAGAGCGAGGTTGGATCATCATCGATGATGAAACCACCCTAACCGGAGTTCCAAAAGAAGCGTGGGAGTATAAATTGGGGAATCGCAGCGCGCTTGAATGGATTTGCGACCAATACAAAGAATCAACCCCAAAAGATAAAACCATTGCAGAAAAATTCAATACCTATCAATTTGCAACGTATAAAGAAAAGGTCATCGATTTGTTGCAGCGTGTTACAACCGTAAGTGTAGAAACAATGAAGATTGTTCAAGGAATGCCTTCTTCGGCAGAGTAA
- a CDS encoding AAA family ATPase: protein MIKSISVKGYKTLHDCKLTLGKRNILIGGNMSGKSNIIEILQLVGKYFIHPTYIMEDASLIARSTSRNNSEISILLESEFDSINTSLNLQWDINYQQNNKNEPVKLEAYQYDSVTKAVIRELFYGYFKPLYSPILCYKDIHTNSQSPIRQPQSAAPFKYLNNVGSNLANILLKYFNDDSFRSELKKIMKAVNPDFMNIYVDQVVGNFINITWKEKNLERDLYASDLSDGTLRLLCLCAILLPNSIVEPPKLICIDEPELGLYPRRVLPILAEMIKNKSEESQVIITTHSPELLNYFDLEDVVALEREDGKTKFIRPSDKKELEQLLKSYEYSLSDLWLTGKFEEKS, encoded by the coding sequence ATGATTAAAAGTATTTCAGTTAAAGGGTACAAAACTCTTCACGATTGCAAACTGACTTTAGGGAAAAGAAATATCCTTATTGGCGGGAATATGAGCGGAAAATCAAATATAATCGAGATACTTCAATTGGTTGGGAAGTATTTTATACATCCCACATATATTATGGAAGATGCATCATTAATTGCTAGAAGTACTTCAAGGAATAATTCGGAAATATCAATTCTTCTAGAATCAGAATTTGATAGTATCAATACAAGTCTAAACTTGCAATGGGATATTAATTATCAACAAAATAACAAAAATGAACCTGTCAAATTGGAAGCATATCAGTATGATTCTGTTACTAAGGCTGTAATAAGAGAATTATTTTATGGGTATTTTAAGCCATTATATTCTCCGATTTTATGCTACAAGGATATCCATACAAATTCACAATCCCCAATTCGTCAGCCACAAAGTGCCGCACCATTTAAATACCTAAATAATGTTGGAAGTAATTTAGCTAACATTTTACTGAAGTATTTTAATGACGATTCCTTTCGAAGTGAATTAAAAAAAATCATGAAAGCAGTAAACCCGGATTTTATGAATATTTATGTTGATCAAGTGGTTGGTAACTTTATCAACATTACTTGGAAGGAAAAGAATTTGGAGAGAGACTTATACGCAAGCGACCTTTCCGATGGCACACTTCGGCTGCTTTGTTTGTGTGCAATTTTACTGCCCAATTCCATTGTTGAGCCTCCAAAACTCATTTGTATCGATGAACCTGAATTGGGGTTATATCCAAGAAGAGTATTACCCATTCTTGCAGAAATGATAAAGAATAAGTCGGAAGAAAGCCAAGTCATTATCACCACTCATTCACCGGAACTTCTGAATTATTTTGACTTGGAAGATGTGGTAGCTTTAGAAAGGGAAGATGGAAAAACAAAGTTTATTCGCCCGTCCGATAAAAAAGAACTGGAGCAATTGCTAAAAAGCTATGAGTATTCGTTATCCGATTTATGGCTGACGGGTAAATTTGAAGAAAAAAGTTAA
- a CDS encoding ATP-dependent Clp protease ATP-binding subunit, producing MEGNFSNRVQDVIRYSREEALRLGHEYIGTEHLLLGIIREGEGIAVRILKNLGCDLYKLKRSIEDTVRSTGGTLTLGNVPLTKQAEKVLKITYIEAKICKSDIIGTEHLLLSLLKDQENVASQILSAHGIMYENVREELENIMSGKSGSPLTTAVASGAQGGSGGQYQQQQEARKMEKSKTPVLDNFGRDLTKLAMEDKLDPIIGREKEIERVAQVLSRRKKNNPVLIGEPGVGKTAIAEGLALRIVQRKVSRVLYDKRVVALDLAALVAGTKYRGQFEERMKAVMNELEKSKDVILFIDELHTIVGAGGASGSLDASNIFKPALARGDLQCIGATTLDEYRQYIEKDGALDRRFQKIMVEPTSVEDTIAILQNIKEKYESHHNVRYSKEAIESAVKLSDRYITDRHLPDKAIDVMDEAGARVHLSNIHVPKEILELEGRIEDIKSQKNQVVKSQNFEEAARLRDQEKRLIDSLEKAKQEWEKSTSEKIYDVAEENVAAVVAMMTGIPVLKVAQSESDKLLKMTEILKAEVIGQDEAIEKISRAIQRTRAGLKDPNRPIGSFIFLGPTGVGKTELAKALTRYLFDSEDAMIRIDMSEYMEKFSVSRLVGAPPGYVGYEEGGQLTEKVRRKPYSVVLLDEIEKAHPDVFNILLQVLDDGILTDGLGRRVDFRNTIIIMTSNIGARDIKNMGAGMGFSKPDEKSRYDNMKSTIEDALKRVFNPEFLNRIDDVVVFHQLEKEHIFRIIDITADKLFKRIREMGISIEITKPAKEFLVNKGYDQQFGARPLRRALQKYVEDPMAEELLKGKFTEGSGIKIKYSKKNDNLVFVDVTKENSEKETDEPVEEK from the coding sequence AAGCTTTGCGCCTTGGTCACGAGTATATTGGTACCGAGCATCTTTTATTAGGGATTATTAGAGAGGGGGAAGGTATCGCTGTAAGAATTCTGAAAAATTTAGGCTGCGACCTTTACAAACTCAAACGATCAATTGAGGATACGGTTCGCTCAACAGGCGGAACACTTACTTTGGGTAATGTTCCATTGACAAAACAAGCCGAAAAAGTATTAAAAATTACTTACATCGAAGCGAAGATTTGCAAATCTGATATCATCGGTACAGAGCATTTACTTCTTTCACTTTTAAAGGATCAAGAAAATGTGGCGTCACAAATTCTTTCAGCACACGGAATCATGTATGAAAATGTGCGTGAGGAACTTGAGAACATCATGAGCGGTAAATCCGGCAGCCCTCTCACGACCGCTGTTGCAAGCGGCGCGCAAGGAGGCAGCGGGGGACAATATCAACAACAACAAGAGGCACGAAAAATGGAAAAATCAAAGACACCGGTGCTCGATAATTTCGGGCGTGATTTGACCAAGCTTGCAATGGAGGATAAGTTAGACCCCATCATTGGTCGCGAAAAGGAAATTGAACGCGTCGCTCAAGTTCTTAGCCGCAGAAAAAAGAATAATCCGGTACTCATCGGTGAGCCCGGCGTTGGTAAAACCGCTATTGCCGAAGGGCTTGCACTTCGAATCGTTCAACGAAAAGTCTCGCGAGTGCTTTATGACAAACGCGTTGTCGCTCTTGATTTGGCGGCACTAGTTGCCGGTACAAAATACCGTGGCCAATTTGAAGAACGGATGAAAGCCGTAATGAATGAGCTTGAAAAATCAAAAGATGTGATTCTTTTTATCGACGAACTCCACACGATTGTTGGTGCCGGCGGAGCCTCGGGTTCTCTTGATGCCAGCAATATCTTTAAGCCTGCACTTGCTCGTGGCGATCTCCAATGCATTGGTGCTACAACACTTGATGAATACCGTCAGTATATCGAAAAGGACGGCGCACTTGATCGCAGATTCCAAAAGATTATGGTCGAGCCGACAAGCGTTGAGGACACCATCGCTATTCTTCAAAACATTAAAGAAAAGTATGAGTCTCACCACAATGTTCGTTATAGCAAAGAAGCCATTGAATCGGCGGTGAAACTGAGCGACCGTTATATCACCGATCGTCACTTACCCGATAAAGCCATTGATGTAATGGATGAGGCCGGTGCACGAGTTCATCTTTCAAATATTCATGTGCCAAAGGAAATTTTGGAACTCGAAGGGCGAATTGAGGATATAAAGTCACAAAAGAATCAGGTCGTTAAGTCTCAAAATTTTGAAGAAGCGGCACGGCTTCGCGATCAAGAAAAGCGATTAATTGATTCACTTGAAAAAGCAAAGCAGGAATGGGAAAAATCAACCTCCGAGAAGATTTATGATGTTGCGGAAGAAAATGTCGCGGCCGTAGTTGCAATGATGACCGGCATCCCTGTTTTGAAGGTCGCTCAATCTGAATCGGATAAGCTTTTGAAGATGACTGAAATCTTAAAGGCAGAAGTTATTGGGCAAGATGAAGCCATTGAGAAAATATCAAGAGCAATTCAGCGTACGCGTGCGGGCTTGAAAGATCCGAATCGCCCGATTGGTTCTTTTATCTTCTTAGGACCAACCGGTGTTGGAAAAACAGAACTTGCCAAAGCTTTAACTCGGTATCTCTTCGACTCAGAAGATGCAATGATTCGAATTGATATGAGTGAGTATATGGAAAAGTTCTCCGTCTCTCGCCTTGTCGGCGCACCGCCCGGTTATGTTGGGTATGAAGAAGGTGGTCAGCTTACAGAAAAAGTTCGCCGCAAGCCATACAGCGTGGTGCTATTGGATGAAATTGAGAAGGCGCACCCCGATGTCTTTAATATTCTATTGCAGGTTCTCGACGACGGCATTTTGACCGATGGTTTGGGAAGACGGGTGGACTTCCGTAATACGATTATCATTATGACCTCGAATATCGGTGCACGCGATATTAAGAATATGGGAGCCGGAATGGGCTTTTCGAAGCCGGATGAAAAGAGCCGTTACGACAATATGAAATCAACGATTGAAGATGCCTTAAAGCGCGTCTTTAATCCGGAATTCTTAAATCGTATTGATGATGTGGTTGTGTTTCATCAACTTGAAAAGGAACACATCTTCCGCATTATCGATATCACAGCGGATAAGCTTTTCAAGCGTATTCGTGAAATGGGAATTTCGATTGAGATTACAAAGCCGGCCAAAGAATTCCTTGTCAACAAAGGATATGATCAACAGTTTGGCGCACGGCCGCTTCGTCGGGCGTTACAAAAGTATGTTGAGGATCCAATGGCAGAGGAATTGCTTAAAGGAAAATTCACAGAAGGCAGCGGTATCAAAATCAAATACAGCAAGAAAAACGATAACCTTGTGTTTGTGGATGTCACGAAGGAAAACAGTGAGAAAGAAACCGATGAACCGGTGGAAGAAAAGTAA